The following are encoded together in the Ignavibacteriales bacterium genome:
- a CDS encoding glycosyltransferase, translated as MVSLEKDLVNKIMISVITTNYNYSEYISDAINSILNQTFKNFEYIIIDDGSTDNSDSVIRKFDDSRIRFFKINHVGRSAALNFAIKQSSYEIIALMDADDISHPQRIEKEIEKLKNKNQIVFCDAAYFTNNKIVYVNTSPKNLTELKVKILLHGHLNNSSAFFYKKFIIENLGYNEKLVAYEDYDLWMRLFLKCEFIAINSPLHFVRLHNQSLTTSNQSQKKLVLYSIQENYFDQINSLLEISEKDKIKLKAWREFFYGDKDKSRKYWRSLNFLDIDHKIVIAYILSYLSGNLISIFKNNRLRLKLEFLFRKRFDLKNIQHEFESVYKNLNHN; from the coding sequence TTGGTTTCACTTGAAAAAGATTTGGTCAATAAAATAATGATTTCAGTTATAACTACTAACTATAATTATTCAGAATATATTTCTGATGCTATTAACAGTATACTAAATCAGACCTTTAAGAATTTTGAGTACATAATTATAGACGACGGCTCAACAGATAACTCTGATTCTGTTATCCGAAAGTTTGATGATAGTCGAATAAGATTTTTTAAGATTAATCACGTTGGAAGATCTGCAGCTTTAAATTTTGCTATTAAGCAATCTAGTTACGAAATTATTGCTTTAATGGATGCTGATGATATATCGCATCCACAAAGAATTGAAAAAGAGATTGAAAAACTAAAGAACAAAAATCAAATAGTGTTTTGTGATGCTGCTTACTTTACAAACAATAAAATAGTTTATGTGAATACTAGTCCTAAAAACTTAACTGAACTTAAAGTCAAAATATTACTTCACGGTCATTTAAATAATTCTTCTGCTTTTTTTTACAAAAAATTTATTATAGAAAATTTAGGTTATAATGAAAAACTAGTTGCCTATGAAGATTACGATCTTTGGATGAGGCTTTTTTTAAAATGTGAGTTTATTGCTATAAATAGTCCTTTACATTTTGTAAGACTTCATAATCAATCTCTGACTACTTCAAATCAAAGCCAAAAAAAATTAGTTCTATATTCTATTCAAGAGAACTATTTTGATCAAATTAATTCTTTGTTAGAAATCAGTGAAAAAGATAAGATAAAATTAAAAGCGTGGCGTGAATTCTTTTATGGAGATAAAGATAAATCAAGGAAATACTGGAGATCACTAAATTTTCTAGATATTGACCATAAAATTGTCATTGCTTATATACTTAGTTATTTATCTGGAAATTTGATTTCAATTTTTAAAAATAACAGACTAAGATTAAAACTAGAATTTTTATTTAGGAAAAGATTCGATTTAAAAAATATACAGCATGAATTTGAGAGTGTTTATAAAAATCTTAATCATAATTGA
- a CDS encoding WecB/TagA/CpsF family glycosyltransferase yields MSVIITVFLDTEFENVIEKIRTAKPDVIIIGMGVPKQEIVAEKLSRSINASLFLCVGNFFEFYFGTAKRIPVRFRNKGIEWIYRLFHEPKRLWKRYLIGIPLFILRVIRFKLTLNKFG; encoded by the coding sequence TTGTCGGTTATAATAACGGTTTTTCTTGATACTGAATTTGAAAATGTCATTGAAAAAATTAGAACAGCTAAACCCGATGTTATAATTATTGGTATGGGAGTTCCGAAACAAGAAATTGTTGCAGAGAAGTTGTCAAGATCAATTAACGCTTCGTTATTTCTATGTGTTGGTAATTTTTTTGAATTTTATTTCGGAACTGCTAAAAGAATTCCAGTTCGTTTTCGCAATAAAGGAATTGAGTGGATATACAGGCTTTTTCATGAACCCAAACGCCTTTGGAAAAGATACCTGATTGGAATTCCCCTATTTATTTTAAGAGTAATTAGATTTAAATTGACATTAAATAAATTCGGATAA